One window from the genome of Sphaerotilus microaerophilus encodes:
- a CDS encoding SlyX family protein, with protein sequence MHDTPDIDPDTDRRLTELEIKTSFADDLLEQLNQVIVRQQREIDRLAQEVTELRRQVGDGAPAVPRSLRDELPPHY encoded by the coding sequence ATGCACGACACACCTGACATCGACCCGGACACCGACCGCCGCCTGACCGAGCTGGAAATCAAGACCAGCTTTGCCGACGATCTGCTGGAGCAGCTCAACCAGGTGATCGTGCGCCAGCAGCGCGAGATCGACCGGTTGGCGCAGGAGGTGACCGAGCTGCGCCGCCAGGTGGGTGACGGCGCCCCCGCCGTGCCGCGCAGCCTGCGCGACGAGTTGCCGCCGCACTACTGA